Proteins encoded together in one Bradyrhizobium sp. CB82 window:
- a CDS encoding 6-carboxytetrahydropterin synthase, with protein MTYLSTKTYGHEIGLSATFRQWRALSHCRLLHGYSLSFRFEFEADTLDDKNWVVDFGGLKELKAILEDTFDHKTVVAADDPELEWFHEAARRGVADIVVLPAVGCEKFAEHVYGIASKWLLTERLAPRCRLASVEVKEHGANSAIYRGTSRAAGQRDL; from the coding sequence GTGACGTACCTATCGACGAAGACATACGGTCATGAAATCGGACTATCCGCTACGTTTCGCCAGTGGCGCGCGCTGTCACACTGTCGTCTGCTGCACGGTTACTCGTTATCATTTCGCTTCGAGTTCGAGGCCGACACCCTAGACGACAAGAATTGGGTCGTCGATTTTGGCGGCCTCAAAGAGCTGAAAGCGATCCTCGAAGACACGTTTGACCATAAGACCGTCGTAGCTGCGGACGATCCGGAGCTTGAATGGTTCCACGAAGCGGCGCGACGCGGCGTGGCGGATATCGTTGTGCTACCTGCTGTCGGCTGCGAAAAGTTTGCCGAGCACGTCTACGGCATCGCGAGCAAGTGGCTGCTGACGGAGCGACTTGCTCCGCGTTGCCGGCTTGCATCTGTCGAAGTCAAAGAGCACGGTGCGAACAGCGCGATCTATCGGGGAACGAGCCGTGCTGCCGGTCAACGAGATCTTTGA
- the folE gene encoding GTP cyclohydrolase I → MSFTQTKSEAPGTGILMSSTQAIRERLRDAGASFAANDNIAEYLLPGDIEVIQAEVEQHVQAVLEALVIDTSRDHNTKATAKRIARMYVREVFAGRFEPAPEITDFPNASGLNELYTLGPIAVRSTCSHHLVPMIGRMWVGVVPGEKVIGISKFVRLANWIMSRPHIQEEAAVMLADELERRILPKGLAVIVRAQHQCMIWRGVREADTIMITSIMRGAFRDDRTLRSEFMALIKDQP, encoded by the coding sequence ATGTCGTTCACGCAAACTAAAAGCGAAGCTCCCGGCACAGGAATTCTGATGAGCTCAACGCAAGCAATTCGTGAACGCCTGCGCGACGCGGGCGCGTCGTTTGCGGCAAACGACAATATCGCAGAATACCTGCTGCCTGGTGATATTGAGGTGATCCAAGCCGAGGTCGAGCAGCACGTGCAGGCTGTGCTTGAAGCCCTGGTTATCGACACCAGCCGCGACCACAACACCAAAGCGACCGCGAAGCGCATTGCCAGGATGTACGTGCGCGAGGTTTTTGCCGGGCGCTTTGAGCCCGCGCCAGAGATTACGGACTTCCCGAACGCGAGCGGCCTGAACGAACTCTACACGTTGGGTCCCATTGCCGTGCGCTCGACGTGCTCGCATCACCTCGTACCCATGATTGGCCGCATGTGGGTCGGCGTGGTGCCCGGCGAAAAAGTGATCGGTATCAGCAAATTTGTGCGCCTTGCCAACTGGATCATGTCGCGCCCGCACATCCAGGAGGAGGCCGCTGTTATGCTGGCGGACGAACTGGAACGCCGTATCCTGCCGAAGGGATTGGCCGTCATCGTTAGGGCGCAGCACCAATGCATGATCTGGCGTGGTGTTCGCGAGGCTGACACCATCATGATAACCAGCATCATGCGCGGTGCTTTCCGCGACGACAGGACATTGCGCAGCGAATTTATGGCACTGATCAAGGATCAACCGTGA
- a CDS encoding response regulator — protein MLSTPMISVVDDDTSVRFAIENLLKSRDYIVHTFASAEKFLRSPQLSETSCVITDVQMAVMSGLDLLREMRAQRYDAPFIFMTAFGSDRIRASALNRGAVGFLPKPFAGHTLFKHLDAALEQHRDDADA, from the coding sequence ATATTGTCTACGCCTATGATTTCCGTCGTCGATGACGACACGTCGGTCCGTTTTGCGATAGAGAACCTTTTAAAATCGCGCGACTACATCGTCCATACATTTGCGTCGGCTGAAAAGTTCCTGCGCTCGCCCCAGTTGAGCGAAACATCCTGTGTGATTACGGATGTGCAGATGGCGGTGATGAGCGGCTTGGACTTACTGAGAGAGATGCGGGCCCAGCGATACGACGCACCATTCATTTTCATGACTGCCTTCGGTAGTGACCGCATTCGCGCCTCTGCGCTGAATCGGGGAGCAGTTGGGTTCCTGCCAAAACCCTTCGCCGGCCATACGTTGTTCAAGCACCTCGATGCCGCACTGGAGCAACACCGCGACGACGCCGATGCCTGA